CGGCTACCGGATCGTCGTCGTACTCGCCGGCATGTACACGAACCTGCGCGCGCAGACGCAAGCCCGACTTGAGGCCGATCTCAACGTGAACGACGCCACGGACAAGGCAGGGATCGCTTGGTCGCTGCTGACCGACAGAGATTCCGACATCGGCCCCAAGATCAACGTGGGGTTCATAGCGAACACCGGCAATGTCGCGATCATGATCGTCAAGAAGCACGAAAGCCGACTCGCCAACGTCGCCAAGTTCCTTCAGAGCATCCCCGAAGAGACACGGCGGAACCGCGCGGTCCTGATCATCGATGACGAGTCCGACCAGGCGACGCCGAATACGCAGAGCGACCGTGACCTCGTTTCGACGATCAACCAGCGTGTTCGCGACATCTGGAAGGAGGTGCGCACCGGCACCTATGTCGCGTACACGGCTACGCCCTTCGCCAACATGTTCATCGACCCGAATGACGATGAGGACCTGTACCCAGACGACTTCGCGATGGTGCTGCCGAAGCCAGAGGGGTACATGGGAGCGGACAGCTTCTTCAACGTCGCGCAGAATGCGGATGCTGGCGAAGACGAAGCGATCTACTCGCTCGCTCATGTGGTCGACCCCGAGGAAGCCGAGACCCTCGTGCCCAAGGGGAGGAACATCGACACCTTCGAGCCCGAGGTCACCGAGTCACTGGACGACGCCATCCGCTGGTTCATCATCGCCACCGCGATTCGCCAGCTCCGCACCGGCAAGGCCTCGCACTCATCGATGCTCCTGCACACCTCGCACCGCGTTGCCGCACATCAGCTCGTGAAGGACGCGGTAGCTGACTTCACCGCGGGCCTCGCGCTGAACCGCGACGACGAGGAGTCGTCGTTCCACGAAGTGTTCGCTCGCGAAGCCGGCAGCGCTTCGACGCTCCAGCCAGATGCTGTGATGCCTGCCTGGGGCGAGGTCTGGGCGAAGATTCGCGAGATCATCGGCAGGCTCACGGTCAAGATCGACAACGGCCTGTCGGATGATCGACTCTCCTACCCCGACGACTCCCCTCAGTTCGTCATCGCGATCGGAGGAGGAACACTGTCGCGAGGCCTGACGCTCGAAGGCCTCGTCGTGTCCTACTTCCTCCGCACATCCAACACCTACGACACGCTGCTTCAGATGGGCCGCTGGTTCGGGTTCCGGCCTGGCTATCAGGACCTCGCCCGCGTATGGGTCGGCCCAGGGCTGCTCGAAGAGTATGGTCACCTCGCCCAGGTCGAGCGCGAGATCAGATCCGAGGTCGCCGTCCTCGAGGCGGAGGGCAAGACCCCCAGAGACCTGGCGATTCGGGTTCGCACCCATCCGGGCAGACTTCAGATCACACGCGCGGGCGCGATGACGAACACCCTCGTCGTGCACGCGGGCCTGGGCGGGACCCGCCGGCAGACGATCTACCTCGATCGTTCGTCAAGCGGTACAGAGAAGTCCCAGGCAGCTGCGAGGCAGCTTGTGTCCGCTGCCCAGCGCAGGGTGGGCTCACGGTACATCAAGCAGACCGGCTCGAAGGCCGCTCATGGGTCCCAGGTCTTCGTCGGAGTGACGAATGACGAGCTCGTTGAGTTCCTGAAGCAATACTGGGTGGCTACGGCGGATCCGTGGTTGCAGGCGTCAGCGATGAAGACATGGCTGAGCGAGCACGGCGACGGCGTCACATGGAATCTCGTGCTCGTGTCAGGGCCTGCACGTCTCGGTTCGTTCGAGTACGCCCCGGAAATCGGGGTAGGCCGCGTGAGCCGTGCGCCACTGGCAGAGGCGTTCTGGACCCCCGAGCGCCTCCCGGACGCGCCCCCGGACGGGTCTGATGTCGTCAACATCCGCGCACTCATGTCGAGCGGAGACTCTCTGCTCGATCTTCAGATTCTGTCCGAGAATGGTGCGCTTGAGGACCCTCAGGGTCTGCTCGATGAGGCGGACACGAATGAGATCAACAGCGTTAGAGCCGTTCGACGCAAGCTGGCGCCGAAGACCGGAGTCATTCTGCTCTACGCCGTCGCCGGCGACTCTCAGCCCCTTGCGAAGTCCAAGTCCCGTCGACCCATGGCCTGCGACAGCGACCTGATCGGACTCGGAGTGATCTATCCCCACGCCGAGAACGAGGACGACGGCGAGTTCATCGCGGCGGATGTGCGCCCTGTCGTGAGCGACGATGAGTCAGACAAGGCGACAGCCTTCACCGACACAGAGGGCGACTACGATCCGGAGGCGAAATGACCGGCGGATATGCCCGGGTCACGCATGCGCTGGAGATCCTTGCGTCGCGCAGGCCTGCGGCCGGAGAGGGTGCGGCGGCTCCCATCGGGCCCGATCGAGACATCGACGAGGCCCGTCTGGCGAAAGACCACAACGGTGACATTCACCTCCTGGTGGCGCTTCCTCCAGGTCGCACCAAGTTCGCGCTCCCACTCGGACATGTGCTGCCCACCACATGGCTCGAGGAGCAGGATGGGTCGTCCGAACAGTTCTCCCTTGATGTGCGCAGCACCGATGCAAGCCTGACGCCGACGTTCCTCTCGCTCGTCGGCGAGATGCTCAACAGAGTCGATGAGTCAGGAGGAGCATGCATCGATGAGCTGATGCGCGTCCTCAGCTCCTGGCGAGAGGCGCTCGCGCGAGAAAAGCGCGGCCTGTCCCGCGAGCGGGCAATTGGCCTGTTCGGTGAGCTTTTCGTATTGTCGCGGTTGGCGAAGACCGACCCCGCACGCGCGCGATCAGCCTGGAGGGGCAAGGAAGGGTACCGACACGATTTCTTCCTCCACAATGCGCTCGAGGTGAAGGCCTACGTCACGACCGACGCCCCGACCGTCGAGATCCATGGTGCGCATCAACTCGATCCGCCGATGAACGCGTCGCTGCACCTGCTGGCGCTTCGATTGGAGGAGAACGCCGAAGGCAAGACGATCGACGACCTCATCGGTGAGATCGACTCATACGGCCTGCCGAAGGGCCTTCTCTTCGAGCGGTCGACCGATGAAGAGCCCGTAATCGCCGACAACAACATGCGCTTCGTTGTGGCGAACGAACGGCTCTTCCGAGTGACCGATCGATTCCCCGGGATTCGCTTCTCGACCCTCGGCGAGGCCGCGTTCGAAGGCGTCTCGCACATTCGTTACTCGCTTCTGCTCGACGCGTGTCCCAATGCCGTAGATCCGTCTGCGTTGCCGGAGGTTCTGAAGGAACTGTGATCCCCTCAAACACCTCAACGATCGAACCGCTGGACTGGTTTCCCAAACGATTCCAGCCGGGTGACATGGACTCGACCGGCGGCGACCGTCTGCTCGGGCGAACTGAGCTGTCCGCTCTCGAGATCCTGGTGCGCGAGACCGCTCAGAACAGCTGGGATGCCCGCCTCGATGACCAGCGGCCCTGGTACGGCGTCCACCTTCGGCGCGCAGACTGGCGGTTGCGCGCAGATCTGGACCGGCTGCTACCCGACCGCAACCGCCGAACGCCTGGCACTCATCTGCCAGATGCTCCGTTCGTGCTCGAGATCTTCGACCGCGGAACCACAGGCCTCGACGGTCCCGTGACGCTGCGCCCCGTACTCGGCGATGCTCCCCGCAACTTCCAGGATCTGATACTCAAGCTCGGTGTGCCTCGCGACGACGGGAAGGGTGGAGGAACCTACGGATTCGGCAAGACAGCCTCGTACGCATTCAGCCGACGGGGCACGGTGCTCTACTGGACTCGCTGCTACAACGAGGAGGGGCGACTCGAGCACCGGCTGATCGCGTCGGCGTTCGGCGACTCCTACGTGGAATCGGGTGTGCAGTACACCGGGCGCCACTGGTGGGGTCGTCTTGACGAGGACTCAGTTGCTCCACTTCTGGGCGACGAAGCAGAGGCAGTCGGACGTCGATTCTTCGAGCGCGGCTTCGGACCAGGTGAGACCGGAACCTCAATGCTCATCCTGGATCCCGATCTGAGTCCCGTCAGTCTCGGATCCGATGTCGCCGATGATGAGCAGCCGCAGTGGAGCGAGTCCGATGCCGCTGCCGAGTTCGGCGTTAGAGCCCGCTCAGCGATCAGGGTTCATCTGTGGCCCAAGCTCGTAGCCCGCCCTGGCGAGCACGATACCCCGATGCAGATCACTCTCGACGTCGACGGCGAGCGAAAGGATCTGATCGGCGAACCGATCGGGGCACTCGCGTTGTGGGGCGCCGGTCTGAACGCGATCCGGTCGGCAAGGCAGACGGTCCCGGGCAAGGTGGCAACGGCTCAGAACATGCCAGTTGAGGTATTCCCGATCACGCGCCTCGGCAAGACGCTCGGCCACCTCGCGATAGTTCGGAGGATCCTCGCACTCGAGTCTCCGGCAATGCACGACGACCTTGATCCGCTCCACAGCCCAGCAGTCGAGCGCATCGCTCTGATGCGCGGACAACCGGAGCTGATCGTGGAGACAGTTGACTGGGTTGCCCAGTCTCCTATCGAGGGTGTCGAGTGGCTTGCGGTGTACAAGGCGTCCGACGACTGGGACGCGACCTATGCGCGCACCGAACCTCCCGCACACGATCACTGGATCGCCAGCTCGGGTGGGGAAGAGGGGCTGGTTGTCAGGGCGACGAAGACCCGTGCCAGCAAGCACATCCGGGACACCCTCTATCCCGAGCCAGAAGCGATCCAGTCTGAGTCCGTGCCGGTTCGCACGGGCAACCTCTCTCGGCGGTTTGCGTCACTTCTGCCTGCGCGTCTCGATCCAGTAGCACCAGACCGCCCACCCAGAACTGCCAACGGGCGCCGAGCGAGGAGCGCGACGCGAGTCCATCGAGTCGAGGCCTCAGCTCCCCGGCTCGTCACAACGCTTGACGATGGTCGTCAGCGCCAGAGCATCGACTTCACGGTCAAGGCAGACGCGCCGCGATCACTGGTGAAGATCAGCGTCAGCGCAATCGGGGACGAAGGCGTGCATGAGCCTCTTCCACCAGACGAGCTGTCCCTCACTTGGAGCGGAGCCGAAAGCGTGGGGCTGGCACAGGCCATCGTCGCTCCCGACCAGTTGGTCGCGGTGGACTTCACGGCGATCGGCAGGCGGGCCTTGCGCATTGACCTCAGCGCGGAGGCCCCTGATGGTATTCACTGAGTCACGTCCCTATCGAACACCCGCTGCAAGATCGGTGCTGGCAGAGCTCGGCGTGGTGTCGCCGACATCAGACGTCGAACAGCTGAGCGACGTCTGGAACCCCGGCGATGACGTCATCATCCAGGGCTCGGCGACTCTGGCCGCGAGCTTCTGGGACGAGACCAGAATCTCGCCCGGCGAGGATGTGTGGCTCGTTGCGGTCGTTGGCTGCATGCCTGCGCGAACGCGCTGGCGCTCGCAAGCGCAGTTTCGCGAGCAGGATGGAGCCTGGCGCGCAGACATCGAGCTCAAGGCCGATGGAAGCGAGCTTGCGGTGGAGCTGACGGCCGACCTCTGGGTTGTTGGCCCGGGCCGCACGGGAAGCCCCAACCCATTGAATGCGATTCATCAGAGCGCCAAGCTCTGGCAGCTCGCGAGCCCCATGTCGCTTCGGCTCGAACGCGATGAGGCGGACTTCCCCACCTCCGCTGCGTCGTTTGGCGCAACTGGGCGGCGGGCGGTTCCCTGGGGGATTGAGACCGCCTCAGATGCCGAGCCGCAATGGAGCATCAGCTCCGCGATTCGACTGTTCGTCAACACTGATCTCGAGATCTGCCAGGAGATCGTCGACGGCACGGCGCCCGAGAACGTGTACGTCGCGATCGAGTGCGACATACACCTCGCGGTACTCCACTTCCTGGCCGGATGGCGAAACACCGTGCCGGCCGACCGCATGCAGGACATCGCCGACGAGGACTACGGCTCGCTGGCCGCTCTCGGCTCATCGATCGCATCATCCCTCGGACTCACGCTCGAAGAGGGATGTCGACTTGCAGCTGAGGATCCGATCAACCTCGTCGGCCGCTCCCGCGAGGCACTCGCGCTCTATCGAAAGTCGAGCAGCAAGTGACATACATCTACCCAAGACTCACGCGCGCCGACGTCGAGAGTGAGATTGCCCGAATCGAGCGAACCATCGCCTCGGGAGGCAACGCCCAGCCGTTCCCCGACGGCGGACATCATCCGGGAGCGATCTTCCCGGCGGCGGGAACGCCGGTTCCAGCGCAGCACCTTCGGGACCTTCATGAAGCTGTCGCCGACGCGATACCTCAAGCGAGCTCACGCAAGCGCGGAGATCGTGACCGACTGTTCGACATCGCCGTTGGCAGTGCACTTGCCCGCTGGTTCGAGTCGGAAGGACGCGCGGAAGCGTCCCATCCGGACATCTGGCCGTATCTGACCCTGGTTGTCCTCCCAGATCTCGCGGTAGAGCGATTCGGTCCAGACACGCATGGTCACCTCCCGCACGATCGATACCGCTCCGGTCGACGCAACGTCTTCCAGCGCCTCTATCTGCGCTCCTCGATTCTGGGCGAGCTTCTCAGCGACCCTGAGCTGCCGCTATTCGAGGACGAGCTTGTGGGTTTGATCGATCGCAATCTCTCGTCCGATCACCGGCTGGCCCGCATGGTCAGCGCGCAGATCGCGGCGCTCGACCGCAGCACCAACCGTCGAGAGACTGTTCGAAGCGGGTTCAAGGCGCTTCAGTTCGAACTGCGCGTCACGGATGTCGCCGCGATGAACGACGAGGCCTTGAGTACGCTGCTCAGCGGCCTGTTCGTCCCGTCCAACGACTGACGCGGGACGCATATCGCTCGATCCGATGTACGCTCCGGACATGGCCGACTCGTGGGCGTCGAGCGAAACGTCTCGGCGCACGATGGTTGCGAACCGCCGGCGCGACACCCAGCCCGAGATGCGCGTCCGACGGATTCTGCATGCTGCGGGCCTGAGATATATCGTGGACGCTCGTCCGATCACTTCATCAAGATCGCGCGCCGACATCGTGTTCACCAAGCGGCGAATTGCCGTGTTCATCGACGGCTGTTTCTGGCATCGCTGCCCAGTCCATGGCACAACCCCAAAGGCCAACTCCGACTATTGGACGCCCAAACTGGAGCGAAATGTGAAGAGGGACCAGGAAGTCACGCAGTCGCTGATGGCGGCTGGCTGGACCGTGCTCCGGTTCTGGGAGCACGAGGACCCCACCACCGTTGCGGCCGAGATCATCGGCGTCTGGCACGCCGCCAATATGGCTGAAAGCCAGACCAGGGCCGGGAATACCCCCGATCCCCTCGTACGGTGAAGGTCATGACCAGCGCACCATTCAATCCCATCGAATTGCCGCCACTCCAAGGCGACGAGACGTTCACTGGCGTCGACGCAACCGTGAACGACTTCTGGCGATTCGCCATGAGCGACCTGCGCGTCAACACCGTCCGCGGCTATGTCGCGGAGTTTCTCATCTCGCGCGCGCTGGGACTCACCGGGGTGGCCGACTCCATGACGGAGTGCGACCTGCGCTGGAACGGGATATCCATCAATGTGAAGTCCTCCGGCTACTTGCAGGCCTGGTCGCAGAGGTCGCTCTCCCGAATTCAGTTCTCGGGCCTCTATCGCCGTGCATGGAGCGTCGAAGACGGGTCCCTCGGCGAGGTGCCCGACTTCCATACCGATGTCTACGTCTTCGCGGTACAGACAGCGACTGAACCTGACAAGTACGACCAGCTCGATGCGAATCAATGGGACTTCTACGTCTTGTCGCAGGCCGCGGTGAGGGCACACGGGTGGGGTTCCCTCAGCCTGAGGAAGCTGGAGTCTCTGGGCGCTGCTCGCCTCAAGCTATCCGACTTGCCGACCGCGATCCGCGAGGCGGCGAACGTCGGTGATCGCCAACCGTCACGGTGGACACGCCAAGCGCTCCAAGGCGAAGGCTTCGAAGGGTTCATCCCGTTCGAGGCTCCCTGATGTCGCTGTCCCGAGCGAGCCAGGCGTCTACCTGGTGATACGCGATTCGCAGAGCACGCCCGCCTTCAATCGGCACAGCACCGCCGGGAGATTCAAGGGGCGCGAGCCGAGCGTTGAGATTGCCCAGCTAGAAGCCGCGTGGGTCGAAGGCCCTTCGGTTCTCTACATCGGAATGGCAGCGCCCGGGAAGAGCGGACGTCGTGGACTCAGCAAGCGACTCGATGAGCATCGCCGCCATGGACAAGGCGAGCCGGTTGGCCACTGGGGTGGACGCTATGGCTGGCAGCTAGCGGACCCGGAATCGCTCATGGTCTGCTGGAAGCCGACTCCGGACGGCGATCCCGCCACGCTGGAGACCGAGATGATCATCAACTTCGTCGCCGACTTCGGACAGCTCCCGTTCGCGAACCTCAGGCATTGAGCGTAGACATGCGGATCGTCGGGTCGGGCACCCATGCGAGCGGCAAGATCACGCGGCCGCGGGCGTCCGCCGGCGCCTACTCCGCCTCGGCTCCTGATCGCCGAGTCCGCGGCACGGCCCGCCTGCCGAGCATCGTCGCTCCCACCGCGACGCCCGCCGTCGCGAGGGCGACGTTCGCCCAGGTGCGCGGATTCGTCCGGTCGGGCTGCTTCTCGAGAGTCAGCGGCATCATGTCCAGGTGCAGACGCGGGAGTTCCGTGCCGGGGTCGCGGCTGAACACGACACGCATTGGCTCGAGGCCGGCATCTCCCAGACTGACCTGGAAGGCATCCGGATCGCTCGCGGCGGCGGGTTCGAGGGGGAATCCCTTGAGCAGCGTCGGCACGACGGTGAGGAAGCGCAGCATAAGCCGGCCGCGCTGCACGAACACCTCGGCGCCGAAGCCCAGCATCCCGCGCAGACGCACGTCGGTCAGGCGCGCGTCGAGTCGGTACCAGCCGCACAGGTCGCCCCAGCGCTCCGGATGCTGCGCGGCGGGCACGGCATCCGTCGTATCGCCCAGCAGAGTCCGGAGGAGCATCTTCACCTCGGACGGCAGCCAGAAGTCGGCCTGGCGGCTGCCGTTCGTGAACGCGATCACGCCGATCCCGGCATCCGGCACCACGCACAGTTCGCTGTGGAATCCCGGATGCGTCCCCTGGTGCCGCACCGCATCGCGCCCGGCGACCTCGGTGCGGAAGAACCCCAGGCCCATGCCGGGGATGCGCGGATCGGGCCGGTACTGGGCCCGGAACATCTCGGCGAGCGTCTCGAGGGCGAGGATCGCGCCGTGCTCTCCAGCGCCGCCGCGCAGCAGCGCCTGCGCGTATCGGGCCATGTCGCGGGGTGTGGAGTAGACGGATGCCGCGCCCGCGGTGATCATGTCTCGCCCATCGACCCGCTTCACGCCGTGCGCGCCGATCTCGTACCCGGTGGCGAGGGCGGCAGAGATGCGGTCGGTGCGCGCGAGGCTCGAGTCGCTCATCCCGAGCGGCGCGAAGACGTGCTCGGCCAGGTACTCCCCCAGCGGCATCCCGCTGACGTCGGCGACGATCTGCCCGAGCGTCGTCGGGCCGTGGTTGTTGTAGACGAAGCGCGTGCCGGGTTCGGCGTGGACGGCGAGCGCCCGCTCGTACAGGTCCGCGGGCGAAGGCAGCGGGGCGCCCGCCGGCACGCTCTCGCCGAAGTCGGGGCGGAAGGCACCCGAGGCGTGGGCGAGCTCGCCGAGTCCGGCGGTATGGGTGAGCAGGTGCCGCGGCGTCGCCGGGCGCCAGTCAGGGTCGTCGGGCACGAGCCGGTACGCGCGCAGATAGTCGTTCGCCGGCGCGTCGAGGTCGATCCGGCCCTGCTCGACGAGCTGCATCACCGCGACGGCCGTGAAGGTCTTCGAGATCGACGCGATGCGGAAGCCGGTGTCTTCGGTGATCGGCCGCCGCGTACCGAGGTCGGCGACACCGTGCCCGCGGAAGTACCGCAGGCCGTCGCGGTCCACGACGCCGAGCGCGAACCCGACCGTGGGATGCCGGTGGAGGATGCCGTCCACGGCGGCGTCGAGCGCCTCGGGCGACAGCGCGAACGACGTACCGGCGGTGCGGTGCGGTGTCGTCCGTGACATCGTCGTTGTCCCCCCGTCGCGTGCACGCGGGCACGGTCGTCGTTGGCTGTGAGCCACTATGCGCTGACCACGGCGTCGCGGGTAGGGGCGAACGGCCCGCCGTCAGTCCTGGGGCGGGCGGCGCAGCCGCTTGACGTCGGTGCGCTGCTTCTTCGCCTTCAGGCGGCGTTCCTGAGACCCGCGGCTCGGCTTGGTCGGTCGCCGCTTCGGAGACGGAGGTCGCAGGGCGTCGGCGACGAGAGCGGCGAGGCGGGCGCGGGCGGCATCCCGGTTGCGCAACTGGGCGCGGTGTTCGGATGCCGCGACCGTCAGCGCTCCTGCGACCAGGCGGCCGCTCAGACGCTCGAGCAGCCGCTCCCGCTGGTGCGGTGAAAGGGCTGCCGAGCCGGCGACATCCCACAGGAGCTCAACGCGTGAGTCTGCGGTGTTGACTCCCTGCCCGCCCGGGCCGGAAGACCGAGAGAACCTCCACGTCAACTCGGGCTCGGGGATCGTGAGCCCGGAATTGACCCGGAGTCCGGGGCGGTGCGGGGTGGCCATGCATCCATCATCCCGCGACAGGTGTTCGCAGACGGATGCCGCCGCAGCGGCATCCGGCGAGATCCGCGACCGCCGCGCCGGCCCTACGCTGGTGCCGTGATCGTGCTCGAGCCCATCCCCCGCGACCGCTTCGCGGCGTGGCGTGAGCGGGCGATGGCCGGGTACCGCGACGACCTCGCCGCGTCCGGCAGAACGGCCGACGAGATCGAGGCGCACATCGCGCGCGTCGAGCCCGAGCTCTTCACCGACCACGGGCCGCGCGAGGGACACTTCGTGTTCGAGGTCTCGGTCGACGATGACGAGGCGGGCTACCTGTGGGTGGGGCCCGGGCCATCGGGCGACGAGTTCTACGTGTGGGACGTCGAGATCGACGAGGCTTGGCGCGGCATGGGACTCGGGCGATCGACGATGCTCGCGGCAGAGGAGCTCGCGCGCGCAGAGGGCTACACGACCATCGCCCTCGCGGTCGGCGACGCGAACACGGTCGCCCGCGGACTCTACGACTCGCTCGGCTACGAGACCGTGGACGCCCAGGGCGGGCGCCGGCTCATGCGCAAGGCGGTGCCGGCATCCGGATCCGCCTCCGACAGCGCGGGCTGAGGCAGGCACGAGCCCCCATTGCTACGCTGTGCTACATGGAGTCGATCAGCCACCGAGAGCTGCGCAATCAGAGCGCCGAGGTGCTTCGACGCATCCAGGCGGGCGAGTCGCTGATCGTGACGAACCGCGGCCGCGCGACGGCGGTGATCAGTCCCGCCGGCAGGGCACCGATCGACGACTTCGCCGACCAGGGGCAGGTGCGGCGGGCGCGACGCGAACTGGCCGAACTGCGCACGATTCAGCGCCGACGCTCTGAACGAACCAGCGCAGAGATCGTGGCCGACTCCCGAGGACACTGGTGACGGTCGCCTACCTCGACACGTCGGCGGCCGTGAAGCTGCTCGTCGAAGAGCCCGAGTCCGCGGCTCTCGTCGACACCCTGACCGCGATGCCGAACCTGCGGCTCGCGGCATCCTGGCTCCTCCACACCGAGCTGCACTGCGCCGCGGGCAGGCACCCCGACGCGATCGACGCGGATGCCGTGCGCACCGTGCTCGACACGATCGACCTCGTCGATCTGACCCGGGGAGACATGATCGCCGCGGGCACCCTCGCACCATTGCGCTCGAACGAAGCGATCCACCTGGCGGTGGCGATCCGCCTCGGCATCGACGATGTCGTCACCTACGACCAGGAACTGGCGGATGCCGCGCGCCGAGCGGGGCTCGGAGTGATGTCGCCACGTTGAGGCGGGACACGGGAGCGACGGCATCCGCGCCTATGCGCTCGGTGCGCTCCGGGGCGGGTTGTACGCGAACTCGATCCGGATCCCGTTGTCGTCCTCGACGAACGAGGCGTAGTAGCGGTCGTTGAAGCGCGGGTACGCCTTGGGCACGCGCACCTCGGTCCACCCCGCGGCGAGCGCAAGGGCGTGCAGGCGATCGACCTCGGCACGGGTGGCGATGTCGAACGCGAGGTGCTGCCAGCCGACGCGCCCGTGCCGGTGCGGCCCGGTCCCCTCCTCCCGCGCGGGATAGAGGATCAGCTCGGTCTCGTCGCCGTTGTCCCACGACACCGAGCCCTCCTCGTCATGGCGGGTGTAGCCGAGGTCGGTGAGCACGGGGTCGAACTGCGCCACGGCAGCCTGCAGATCGTCGACGGTGATGCCGAGGTGGTCGAGAAGAGCCATCCCGAAAGCCTACGGTCGACTCCCTACACCGACTCGCGTCGACGACGGTCCGGCGCCGGATGCACCTGCTCCCACCGCTTCGACGCTCGTTCCCGCCGCGTCAACAGCCGATCCAGCCGCACGAAGTCCTGCGCGAGGATCCAGTGCGTCGCCCAATCCGGCAGCCACCCGAGCTGCCAGCGCATGGCATCGCTCAGCACCCCGGCGTAGTCGGCACGGATCTGCGTCACCTCACCGGCCGGCTCGCACGCGTACTCGACGCGCGAGTTCCACGGTGCCGACGACAACCACACCACGCGGCGGTTCTCCTCGAACAGGTCGAGCTGGTCGATGAAATGGGCCTGGAACGGCCCGATCTGATCGGTCGCCATCCACCTCGTGCCCACGCGCGGCGGGCCGTCGTCGATCTGAACACGGAAGAACGCGGCGGGGGCGAACTCGCGCCACTTCAGTGGATCGGCGAGGTACGGGAACACCGCCTCGACAGGGTG
This region of Microbacterium thalassium genomic DNA includes:
- a CDS encoding SRPBCC family protein, whose amino-acid sequence is MSATRRGWERRVTVDATVHHPVEAVFPYLADPLKWREFAPAAFFRVQIDDGPPRVGTRWMATDQIGPFQAHFIDQLDLFEENRRVVWLSSAPWNSRVEYACEPAGEVTQIRADYAGVLSDAMRWQLGWLPDWATHWILAQDFVRLDRLLTRRERASKRWEQVHPAPDRRRRESV